A stretch of Rhodothermales bacterium DNA encodes these proteins:
- a CDS encoding long-chain fatty acid--CoA ligase — translation MSAIVPFETLPQLFDRITRLYAGQQRTALRYMDRKTKQWTEISWESLHAMVESMAGYLHKSGIRKGDRVAILAENRPEWAVVDLATHFIGAVNVSLYTSLPASQVGYILKDSGSSLFFVSTAIQLRKAEEIFDSCPNLKEIVTMSEMRADRPEHVRAWDAVMADGQAYWEAHRAELSTLHEAVTAEDLCALIYTSGTTGNPKGVMLTHRNLCSNAISALNHVPFGPDDHHLSFLPLCHSFERTAGYTAIMAAGAKITYAESIDTVSRNLGEVKPTVMISVPRLFEKMYNLIAKSVEEGSPLKKKIFNWSVNAGKKAALARNTTGSVGPILRLQQAIGHKLVFARLHEKLGGNLRFAVSGGAALPKAIGEFFMAAGVTIVEGYGLTETSPVLTANPYRAPRYGTVGHVLPGVTVGIQHTGTKAIIGQLTGEQYPSAVTTEEGEIIAKGPNIMKGYWNNPEATAEAIDAQGWYHTGDIGKFVDGYLVITDRIKHMIVSAGGKNIYPGPIEEQFKTNALIDQVMVVGEGREYLTALVVPMFDALKVYAREQSIVYTTDAELLANESIKKLYAETFKTYSKTAAAPEKIRDFRFVAEAFTVDNEMMTPTMKLKRKVIEAKYKNTIEQMYGVFA, via the coding sequence ATGTCCGCCATCGTACCCTTCGAAACGCTACCTCAGCTCTTCGACCGCATTACACGGCTCTACGCCGGCCAGCAACGTACGGCGTTGCGGTATATGGACCGAAAGACGAAACAGTGGACCGAGATTTCGTGGGAGTCCCTGCATGCGATGGTCGAATCCATGGCCGGCTATCTGCACAAAAGCGGCATCCGGAAGGGGGATCGCGTGGCGATCCTCGCCGAGAACCGACCCGAATGGGCGGTAGTCGACCTCGCGACGCACTTCATCGGGGCGGTGAACGTCTCGCTGTACACGTCGCTGCCGGCGTCGCAGGTGGGGTATATCCTCAAGGACTCCGGCTCGTCGCTGTTCTTCGTCTCCACCGCCATCCAGCTGCGTAAGGCCGAGGAGATCTTCGACAGCTGCCCGAATCTGAAGGAAATCGTGACGATGAGCGAGATGCGGGCCGACCGGCCGGAGCACGTCCGTGCCTGGGACGCCGTAATGGCCGATGGCCAGGCGTACTGGGAAGCCCACCGTGCGGAGCTCTCCACGCTCCACGAGGCCGTGACGGCCGAAGACCTGTGCGCCCTGATCTACACGAGCGGCACGACAGGCAATCCGAAGGGCGTGATGCTGACGCACCGCAACCTGTGCTCGAATGCCATTTCGGCGCTCAACCACGTACCTTTCGGGCCGGACGACCACCATCTTTCGTTTCTCCCGCTATGCCATTCGTTCGAGCGGACGGCCGGCTACACGGCCATCATGGCGGCCGGCGCGAAGATCACGTACGCCGAGAGCATCGACACCGTGAGCCGCAATCTCGGCGAGGTAAAGCCGACCGTGATGATCTCGGTGCCGCGACTATTCGAGAAGATGTACAACCTGATCGCAAAGTCGGTAGAGGAAGGGTCGCCGCTTAAGAAGAAGATCTTTAACTGGTCGGTCAACGCGGGCAAAAAGGCCGCTCTGGCGCGCAATACGACGGGCAGCGTGGGTCCGATTCTGCGACTCCAACAGGCGATCGGGCACAAGCTCGTATTCGCTCGGCTGCACGAAAAGCTCGGCGGCAACCTGCGTTTCGCCGTTTCAGGAGGCGCAGCGCTACCGAAGGCCATCGGCGAGTTTTTTATGGCGGCCGGCGTGACCATCGTGGAGGGCTACGGCCTCACCGAAACGTCGCCCGTGCTGACGGCCAACCCGTACCGGGCGCCACGGTATGGCACTGTGGGACATGTGCTCCCCGGGGTGACCGTAGGCATCCAACATACCGGCACAAAAGCGATCATCGGCCAGCTGACCGGCGAGCAGTACCCGTCGGCGGTGACCACCGAGGAAGGCGAGATCATCGCGAAGGGGCCCAACATCATGAAGGGATACTGGAACAACCCGGAGGCGACGGCCGAAGCGATCGACGCGCAGGGCTGGTACCATACGGGAGATATCGGCAAGTTCGTCGACGGCTATCTGGTGATTACGGACCGGATCAAGCACATGATCGTGTCGGCCGGCGGGAAGAACATCTACCCGGGCCCGATCGAGGAGCAGTTCAAGACCAACGCACTAATCGACCAGGTGATGGTCGTCGGCGAGGGCCGCGAATACCTCACGGCGCTTGTGGTGCCGATGTTCGACGCGCTGAAGGTGTACGCCCGGGAGCAGAGCATCGTGTACACGACGGATGCCGAACTGCTGGCGAACGAGTCGATCAAAAAGCTATACGCAGAGACGTTCAAGACCTACTCAAAAACCGCCGCCGCGCCGGAGAAAATCCGAGACTTCCGGTTCGTCGCCGAGGCATTCACGGTGGATAACGAGATGATGACGCCGACGATGAAGCTGAAGCGGAAGGTGATCGAGGCGAAGTACAAGAACACGATCGAGCAGATGTACGGGGTGTTTGCATGA